AAgtgattttattcattctgGACAAGGTAACACGAGTGAAGAGTAAATTATTACTagtgtttcattgtttttcgAAGTCGGCATGCGATTAAAAAAACGCGTGCCTGTTTGGGCCTCGCGGCGTGCCGTACTTCCTGCACATTTTCTGTTTACTGACGAGACTCCGCCCCTGGGACAGAAGAACGACGAGACGTAGCTACTTTGTGACTCGCTGTTTAATGTCTACAGATTAACGAAAAAAGGTGTCGACCAACAATATTCTTGAAATCGCGTCAGTTCCTGACGTCGCGCTGTCGGACATCTAGGCCTGGTTTTGCGATGTAAATGACTAGACTGAATTTTACACCCCCACGCAGTTAAgctgttgtttgtgttttgttttttttcgccCGCCGCCGCGACAGGACAGACGGTCGGTATGAACTGCCGTTCCGAGGTGCTGGAGGTGTCCGTGGAGGGACGGCAGGTGGACGAGGCCATGCTGGCCCTGCTGCACACGATCCTCCTGCACCGCAGCACGGGCAAGTTTCACTACAAGAAGGAGGGCACCTACTCCATCGGCACGGTGGGCACGCAGGACATAGACTGCGACTTCATCGACTTCACCTTCGTGCGAGTTTCGTCCGACGAGCTGGACAGGGTGATTCGAAAAGCGGTGGCGGAATTCAAGGTGAGTTTCAacattcaagattggtttattgtcagtacaccgtgtattgaaataatgtttcacacagaccccccatagtgtaatcataaaataaagaatatacattacaggcctaaagtttggacacaccttctcattcaatgtgttttctttatattcatgaccatttaccttggtagattctcactgatggcatcaaaactatgaatgaacagtGGAGATCacgcctccacagtcaccggacctgaacccaatcaagatggttacACTAATTACactttgtacttaacaaaaaaagtgaaataactgagaacatgttttatattctagtttattcaccctttgctctgattactgctttgcacactcttggcattctctggatgagcttcaagaggtcgtcacctgaaatggttctccaacagtcttgaaggagtttccagaggtgtttagcacttgttggcccctttaccttcactatgcggtccagctcaccccaaaccatctcgattgggttcaggtctggctactgtggaggccaggtctccactttttgttaagtacataactccacatgtgttcattcatagttttgataccttctgtgagaatctaccaatgaaaatggtcatgaaaataaagaaaacacactgaatgagaagatgtgtccaaaagtttggcctgtactgtatatacacactaaactatactaactaaaactaaaacttaaataccgTATCTCTAttagagaaaagtaaaacttttctgtaacatgaacaggacaacatcatgtaggatgcttgatatttcaaacaggacacgcaagacaaacatgtgcaaaatgaattgagatgtgcacctgtatgttatcaggtgcataaggctggaagtgtacgGCGTCCAAATAAGAGTCCTGTGGCTTTTTATCAGCAATGAGTTGCGTTTTAACAGGGATTCGGTAGACTTCCAAAACTCAATTCAAACTGAATGAACGTGCTGGTTGCTTTATTTCATTATCACATTATTCCATTTTCACATGTCTCGCACAGGATGCTTTGAACATCACTGGCAGTGATGGCATGGGCCAGATTTCCTTAGAATTTTACCAAAAGAAGAAGTCAAGATGGCCATTTTCTGATGAGTGCATCCCATGGGAGGTCTGGACGATCAAAGTCAACGTTGTGAACTTGGCCAATGAACAGGAGCGACAGATCTGCCGCGAGAAGGTTGGCGAGAAGCTGGGTGAGAAGGTTATAAACGTTGTGGAGGTGATCAACCGCCATGAGTACCTGCCCAAAATGCCTACACAGTCAGAGGTGGACAACGTGTTCGACACCAGCTTGAAAGACGTCCAGCCCTATTTATACAAGATCACGTACCAGATCACAGATTCCCTCGGAACCTCCGTCAGCACAACGATGAGGAGGCTCATCAAGGACACCTTGGCATTATGAGAGGACCATCAAAAGCCGGTTTTatcttttatgtctttttttttttttttccctgagcATCCGCTGCTAAAAATGTTATTCAGTAGAGCAGCCTTAACATTCGCCATTTATCATGGCAAAGAGGTAATTACactgttcaagttcaagtgttTCTTGCATACACACTATGAAGAGAGTGGGGCGTTCTCTTATTCCTTGACCATTCTCTCATTATGTTTCCTTTGGTTTgcttgtgtatgtctgtgtatcTTCATAGGCCTTTTGTGGATACACTGCTTTCCTCAGACATGTACAAGAATGtgcaatataatattttaaagcaGACATATGCACACTATCATACTGTAGGGATAATTTTATtagcaaacaaaacaaacatataaaaaaaaaacgttgcagATATGTTtcaatcttaaaaaaaaaaaaagctcatatAAGTGACACAACAATGattaattcataaaataacCCATAGTATTAAATGAATGTtggaaataaagtgaaaatctGTTGTCTCCTAATTTGCCACTTGTAATGCATATTCACCtgattatattaatatattcaaCGTTTCAGCTGGCCAGAGCGTATCAGTcacacaacatttttttgcGTTTGGTGGCTTAGCGAGCAAGGAAggtttcaggttcaaatcctgagccgcaaaggtgccactgagcaaaacaccgtcccccacacacttttcatggctgcccactgatcagcACGGTGATGAGCtaaaagaacacatttcgtcgtgtgcgccgtattacaatgacaatcacttcactttcacagttaCTTGCGTTTTCAACAATATCCACCTCGAATCAAAGCTTCTTGGGAACAATAACTACTGCAAACTACTGCATGTTTTCAGGGgtgtattatatttataacatatttaaaatggtttAACATCTTCCTGTTAGGACTACATGTTAAGAAAGCATGACCTTTGATATTGTGGGACAATTTTTTAGCCTGACTTCATTTTGTGACACTTTTAGAGGACAAACTATGAtgcaaaaagggaaaaaaaaacaacatgcacactgttgcatcaaattttatttctgaaaccaaGCACAGAAACAGTAGAAAagagcacaaaacacaaaagttAAATTACTGTAAATTTTTAAAGCCACATTATCGCAACCCATACTGTTACAAACATTAGTTATTGCAGCAATACCACAGTCATAccaaaaagatatatatatatatatatataatttatattttaatgaacaaagaatatatagatataaaatgAAACCAAGCGCTGACTTGAAAATTGGAACCAACTTGAAATTTATAAATTCAaacaattgtttaaaaaatatctcCCAAAATAATCCGAAGTAcaatttttaattacattttaagtaCTTGGGAACTCTCTCTAAAAGAATTTAGATGGATGTTAAAGCCTACGTGACTTCCATACTGTGTGTGACCTACACCAATTGTATGTAAACTATGAACAATTTACTGTAGAACATTTTAAGAGATTCATCCCACCTCAATGGGTTCCAAGAAAGCAAACCAGGAGAGGAAAGTAAAGGCTTTTTCAGGATGAAAGGCCTCCAAGATCAGCCACTAAACTGTTTAAACATACAATTACTTGATTTGGTGCATGGTACTTGCTCCATTCTGTTGTGCTTCAACAAACATTGTGCAAAACTACAtttctttgtttaaaataaCACTTCCTTGGAAAGGGAACACTGGAAATGGAAATTGCAAGGCATTTTCCAAGTGACCCTTCAATTTCCAGTGAGGCATAGGATTTGTATACATTACTAAAACATATTATGCTTCTTTTATGAGGGCATGGCTTGAGTACTGATGCAGCACCCTTGCTAAGGCTCCTTTCTGAACCTACCGTGACTCTGACACGGTTAATGTGGGCCTAAACGTAACATTCTGACATTAACCTGACATTTTGATAAGGTCAGAGAAGAATGCCATAGATTCTGAACATAATCTCCAGCATTAAGTGTGCATGGGAGTTTACACAGGCCATCAAACTACTTCAAAGATGGTAATAAACTTCATTCACAAATAGCAGAACTCCAGCccgatgaaaaaagaaaaccatgaAGTGCATTAAATCATATGCTCTAGTAGGCCCACCTCCTCCCGTGGGCATGTTTCAACCCTGCGTTTGCTCAGCACAGTCTCTCGTGTCATTCCCTCATTTCGTACTATTTCAGGTATTCTCATGGGATTTGAGATGTACTCAGTGGTGACCCTGCATTTGATTTACAGGCAAGTCCATTTGTGTGACACGTAAGAACAGGTAGGTGCCGTACTACGTTGCTGTGACTGAGATATATTCACCACACAGAACACTCCTAATAACAACTGCGGTTTAATAAGGTTTTTAAAAGCAACCATGAGGCGTCTGTTTAAACTGAACAAATGCTGAAATCTCTGAAAGTGCTAaaggtcaattaaaaaaatatctaatcGTCTGCTACACCATGGCAGAATTAACAGGAGGTAAGAACTTCAGAGCACCACCTTTTAACCTGCACCAGCACACAAGACGATAAGTGTTAAGCAAGAGCACTTATagttaaaaaactaaaactgcCATTCTAAATAAAAGGTGATATTTCATAGTAACAGAAGGTAACATAAGAGTAGTTACTAAAGCATAGGCATAGAGTATATACTGAACATTTTCAAAGGCTTTGCACAAAATAAGCTCTGCACACATTCCACAACATAACTCACTTGTCTGATTTCATGGGCAATACGGTTCGCATTCAGAAGCTAAGCTCTATTGCAGATTACCTATAACTGGTAAACAAATCAACACGAATGTTCAAACTGAAAAGTCATCTCCTAAATTTCACTGAAATTAAATTCTGCCATGTAACTAGCTACAGTATGCCAGTAAGGGGTAAAAATATGAGTGCAGCCAAAccaaacaatacattttaatggaataaaaatggcaaatacTAACACCATAGAAATAGAATCTGTCAAAACGAACTCGTCTACAGCACTTGTTAACGCCGAGTACTGGGTAATGAAGAGCCTACATCAGTGGTGGTGAACTGATGAATGAAACGCTATTGGTGGGATGACGACCTCTCAACTATTCAATCATTTAAGAGGTTAAACACCGGCACCCACACCAGCTCTTCGTGATCAGCTTGCCCAGCCCTGGTCCATATGCACATGGTTAAGCAACCTCCAGGCCAGCAGCGGTGGCCTTCACAGATGGCTGTGACTCTGCTCATGGCTCCACAGGCTGAAGGCTGTTTTAAAAGTCCGGTGGCAGAGCTTGCACATGTACTGCCTCTTGAAGGTAATGGCGGATAACGTGGGGGCGTGGTAGAACAGCGTCTCTGATTCCTGAGGGGCTAGGGACTTGTCTGTTGGGTCAGACGTGGGAAGAGCAAGGCTTTCCATCCTGTCCAGATCTGGCCCCTTGGGTGTGGTCGCTCCCGACTCGTCTCCTGAAGCAGCCGTT
The window above is part of the Denticeps clupeoides chromosome 6, fDenClu1.1, whole genome shotgun sequence genome. Proteins encoded here:
- the atg101 gene encoding autophagy-related protein 101, which gives rise to MNCRSEVLEVSVEGRQVDEAMLALLHTILLHRSTGKFHYKKEGTYSIGTVGTQDIDCDFIDFTFVRVSSDELDRVIRKAVAEFKDALNITGSDGMGQISLEFYQKKKSRWPFSDECIPWEVWTIKVNVVNLANEQERQICREKVGEKLGEKVINVVEVINRHEYLPKMPTQSEVDNVFDTSLKDVQPYLYKITYQITDSLGTSVSTTMRRLIKDTLAL